In Nakaseomyces glabratus chromosome A, complete sequence, the DNA window ACCAACAGCCTTGAAAACAATAGTACCATAGTAGAAGAAGTAGTTGTCACCTGTCAATTGTTGCAAAGATTGAATCATGATACCCATAACCAAACGTTGGAAAATCTTGGTCTTGGTTGAGAACAATTCACCCCAGGAAGCAGAACCAGCCAATCTTTCAGCTTCAACAGCAGCTTGAACACTGTCAACTTCAGCAACGACAGCTGGATCATCAACCGAAACCTTGTTAGAAGACGCAATAGATCTCTTGGCATCCTCAATTCTACCTTTCTCGACCAAAAATCTTGGAGATTCTGGAACGAAGGTCATACCACTGATCATAAAGATAGCCCAAGCAAAACATAGACCTAATGGAACTCTCCATTGGACAGAGTTGGAGTAGTTCTTGGTACCGAAGTTAGTACAGTAACCCAAGAAAATACCCAATGTAATCATTAGTTGGTAGCACGCCACCAGAGTTGCTCTCAAGTGCTTTGGAGAGACTTCGGAAATCAACATAGGAGACAAGACAGCAATACCACCAACACCCAAACCGGAGATAATTCTACCGATGAAGTATTGGTACCACTTGTCAATAGTAGCGATCTGGATAATAATACCAACGACATAAATAACGACAACGATAATCAAACCAGGCTTACGGCCGTACACATCACCCAATTTGGACAAGATAACACCACCAATGGCACAACCAATGTTGAAAATAGAGACAACCAAACCAGTTCTAACCTTAGACAAGTAGTGTGTACCATTTGCACGCTTTTGACCCAATCTTCTAATGAAATCGGTTTGAGCGACGAAACCAGAAATGGTACCAGTATCCCAACCGAAAACAAAACCACCAAAAGCGATGAATAGACAGAAGATAGAAACAGTAACATAAGCAGAAGCAGGCTTCTTTGGAATGTCTACTATTGGAGTTTGTTcggcttcttcttcaagctTCTTGacatcattttcatatgGGGAAGCAGATGAATCTTGTTGGGATAGAGATGGAGAAAAGTCATTTTCTGGAGATGCCTCAGGAACGGCCTGAGGAtcttccttcttttttgagaaaagcatattgatatttttttgttctctATTATATGTTAATCACAAAGAATTAACTATAATTGtttgttattattcttcAGATAAAAGATTTGAAATATAACATAATGGAAAAGAGATTGCAACTGAATACTAATATTTTTCGAATATTAGGCCAGTatttatatctttttttttacaacatgtttcttcaaaaattgtttgTTCAAAGTAAAACACAATCGCGCTGTTTCTACAGTAATTCACGGATAGTGAGGTGGACAGTCCACCATTTCCTCTAACATTTCTCTAATCGATACCAAGTACTTACTAGTACTAGTAAAAATTTTCTGTTATTTGCTTGttatttgatttgaaattattttatcaatgtGGGGAGTGGaattaatatttgataCAGCTAATACTGTGAAATAAGAGACCCCACCCCCggaaaaattattttttcaatggTATTACttaatttattgaaaagttttttattcttcCAGCTAATCCTTTGAATCAGACATCGCGGAGGTTTAATGGGGACTAATTTCAATACTCTCATGGTGGGGGATACAATCAGACAAATCATGCAGGACTAGATATCAATCATATTATTCCGAGGATAAGCAAAAACCTTTCTTACCCCTCCATCCTTCTACTatggtattttcttttgtttcaagtggttcattttttttttgccattCGGTAATTTTCCCGCCCAACGTAATCGTTCCTGCTTGTGTTTCTGTCTTTGATCTTGAGTTTTTGTCATGTTCACACAGATTCTTCCGCATACTCTCCGAGATTTTCCTGTATTGTGCTGATTTTCTCTCCATGATCCGGATCGAGCACTGGACCCCTGCTTTAATTTGAGTTAGCTAAATTTTCCGGAGACAAGTGCACGTAGCTTCGGAAATTTCTGGGCAATTAATCAGTTCAAGGGTCTTTTCTCCGCTATTCTCCACGTAAAGTGACTTTTTTCTCCATTCATGTTTCCACGCGTATTCTTAGAAACTCCTTGCTCAGTTGTAATGTGATCCCACGCTTAAATCCTCTATATTTACCCCTTGCCCCTCCTCAAACCCCCCCCCACTTTTTGTTGATGCTGGCACAATATCCTAGCTCAGCACACATTTTGTTAGTGGCTAAACAGATAACGGTTTGTGGTGGGACCAGAGGGGAGCTCTTAAAAGCAAGGAGCCTACAGGTTGTATTTGAACATTGGTCTGCGACATCCTCTGTGCTTGTCTTTGCAGAGAAAAGGCAATGTACGCACAGATATACTGTTCCCAAATGGATATGTAGTTGAAAATGTTTTTCCGTGCACAGTTTCTCCCAGCACTCATCAAAAGGACACTTAACATCCCATACGCCAGTCCGTCTTAAAAAAGTGatgcaaagaaaagatcTCGAGGAAAAAGTAGCATCGGTGTTCTCTGCACAACTCTCTGAGTGTTCGGCTAATAATGCACGGCTCCTTTTGTAACAAAAATTTTCCCGTTTTGTGCTTTCCTTTTTTCCCAGGGCCGTACGTAATCTGTTAGAATGTGGACCCATTCCCATACAATAGCATCTACAATGTACTTCAAGGACGCTCGAAGAAACTGCTGCGCgggtttttttttttattttattttcactTCTATTTccagttatttttttccgTTACAATGCCCATTGATCTAGAATAATTTTTCCGTGTATCTCCTATTTGTAAAGGGGTTTGATGCACGCTTTCTTCTAAGAAATCTGAATCTTGTGTTTTTCCCTTCGAGGATAATGGCGTAATTTTAACAaaagatatagaaaaagaaagaaaagttgaatgaagaagatcaaaatCTCGCAACTTGCTTTGTGCGAATTCTCTGCGCTTATTGCGCTTATCTTTTCggaaaaattatatatgaCGCATATGCTATTAAAAATTGTTGAACTCTTAAGAAAAGTATGCAGTAGTGTCCGACGCATAAGATACAAACAAGGtcttgaaaaagaaatgataaCTTACTAGATAATTGCGTCATTTTGTTTCGTAATACCAGCATTACAACTTGGGACGATGAAGGAAGCTTTCATGGAAATAGGAAATAGGAACTGCTTATGCAGTTGTTTTCCTGCTTGGAAGAACTGTGTTATGGGCGGAGCGGAAATTCAAACAATATTGAAGTTGTGTGTGCTGAGGGAATTATACTATATGAGGAAAtcttgaaacaaaaaatgcCTCGGATAAGAAAGGTCACACTCGCATATTATTCGGTTactgaaaaagaaagaaaccTTTCTaatattgtatttctttggACTGTGATGTTctagatttcttttttgaacaGAGCGGCGTATCCCCATTTCCGTACCACTTTATCTACTACTTGCCGCCAACACAGAGAGAAATGCTTTTGGTTGTCGGCACATAAGCCTGTCAAAGCTATAATCCAGACAACTTGCTCTACATATTTCTCCTTTCATTGCCGGCAGAAAATACCTCTTAATATGTTTCCAAAAAAGGAAGATATGGTAAAATTTTGACAGTAAACCAAACATGTTCAGAGCCACTTTGGAAATTTGCCCCTCATTAATTTCTATTAAACTAAATTTTTATGGGGTAAACTAACCATAGCTTGAACctgttttcttcaatggCGTGGGGTAATTTCAAACAGTGCAAtgttttagttttattACTTTTAATCCCTGTAAGTATAAGAACAACAGGTACTCATATAAGGGATAATAAGGTTGCAATTGggacaaaaaaattaatgagGGGtaacaaaaatagaaaCTTTGTACACATAACTGACTCTTCAGTTGATTTTGGTGTATTGGCCCTCGCCTTGGATTTATGAACACGTCATTTAATAGCTCTCAAATTATTAGCATTCCAAAATGATCAAAACGCGACTatacattttcatcaatagaTAGCATTGTATCCAGAAGTTGGTGTATTGTTATAACCTACATATTGGCGACGCCACATGTCTTACAATTTGGAATACGATTTATGGtt includes these proteins:
- the HXT4 gene encoding sugar porter family MFS transporter (CAGL0A01782g~Ortholog(s) have glucose transmembrane transporter activity, pentose transmembrane transporter activity and plasma membrane localization) — translated: MLFSKKKEDPQAVPEASPENDFSPSLSQQDSSASPYENDVKKLEEEAEQTPIVDIPKKPASAYVTVSIFCLFIAFGGFVFGWDTGTISGFVAQTDFIRRLGQKRANGTHYLSKVRTGLVVSIFNIGCAIGGVILSKLGDVYGRKPGLIIVVVIYVVGIIIQIATIDKWYQYFIGRIISGLGVGGIAVLSPMLISEVSPKHLRATLVACYQLMITLGIFLGYCTNFGTKNYSNSVQWRVPLGLCFAWAIFMISGMTFVPESPRFLVEKGRIEDAKRSIASSNKVSVDDPAVVAEVDSVQAAVEAERLAGSASWGELFSTKTKIFQRLVMGIMIQSLQQLTGDNYFFYYGTIVFKAVGLEDSFETSIVIGVVNFFSTFVGIFLVGRFGRRTCLLWGAATMTACMVVFASVGVTRLWPHGKGNGSSKGAGNCMIVFTCFYIFCFATTWAPLAFVICSETFPLRVKAKCMALAQASNWIWGFLISFFTPFITDAINFNYGYVFMGCLCFSYFYVFFFVPETKGLTLEEVNTMWEEGVLPWKASQWVPPSRRGADYDADALMHDDTPWYKRFL